TCCTCGAATACGACTACCAGACCGGCTCCGACCTGGACGCCGTGGCGGCAGGCGACGAGGACGACACCTCCGGAGGCCGCGCCTTATGGTGACCCCGCAGATCCTCGGGCCGGACGGGCGCCCGGTCTCCTCGCGCGCCCTGGACAAGGAGATCGCCACGCCCACCGTCTCCGGCGTGCGCCGGGTGGCGGAGGAGCGCGTCTCCTCCGGCCTCACGCCCGCCCGCCTCGCCAGCATCCTGCGGGATGCGCAGATGGGGCAGGCGCGTGCCTATCTGACGCTGGCCGAGGAGATGGAGGAGCGCTACCTGCATTATGCCTCCGTGCTGATGACGCGGAAGCTGCGCATCGCCGGCATCCCGCCCACCATGGAGGTGCCCAAGGGCGTGCCGGCGAAGATCGCCGACGCCGTGGGCGAGCTGATCGAGGACACCGCCTTCCAGGAGGCGGCAGCCGCCCTGCTCGATGGCATTGGCAAGGGCTATTCGGTCGTGGAGACCGGCTGGGAGTATCGCGACCGCCTGCTGCGGCCCGTGACCTTCACCTGGCGCGATCCGCGCTTCTTCCAGTTCGATGCGCTCACTCTCACGCAGCTGCGGCTTGCGGTCGACGGCGTGGTGGAGGGCGAGGAGCTGCCCAAGGCCCGCTTCATGGTGCACATGCCGGCGCCGCGCATGGGCCTGCCCATCCGGCGGGGCCTCGCCCGGCCGGCGAGCTGGGCCTATATGGTGCAGAGCTTCACGCTGCAGGACTGGTCGGCCTTCGCCGAGGTCTATGGCATCCCGTTCCGCGTCGGCAAATACGGCCCCGGCGCCAGCGAGGTGGACAAGCGCAAGCTGCTGCGGGCGGTGACCTCCATCGCCAATGACGCGGCGGCGATCATCCCGGAGTCCATGCTCATCGAGTTCCACGAGGTGAACGGCGCCCGTGGCGAGCAGGTGTTCGGCAGCCTGATCGATTACACCGACGACAAGGTCTCGCTGGTGACGCTCGGCCAGACCATGACGTCCAAGGACGGCTCGTCCTACGGCCAGGCGAAGATCCACGACAAGGTGCGCATCGACATCGCCCAGGCGGACGGGCGCCAGCTGGGCCAGACGGTGAACCGGGACCTGATCCAGTGGTTCGTGGCCATGAACTTCGGGCCGCAGGCGCTCTATCCCAAGGTGGAGTGGCCGGTGACGGAGCCGGAGGACATCGCGGCTCTGGCCGATGCAGTCTCGCGCCTGGTGCCCGTGGGGCTGAAGGTGAGCCAGCGGGAGATCCGCGACCGCATGGGCCTCTCGGAGCCGCAGGCGGATGAGGAGCTGTTGCAGGCGGCGACACCGGCGCAAGGGCCCGCCGAGCCGCCGCCCGAGCCCAGGGCCAATCGCCTGTCCGCCCATCCCGTCACCTGCGGCTGTTCCTCCTGCGCCCCGGCGCTTCTATCTGCTCCTGCCGCCGAGCCCGATGGCGTGGCCGAGACCGATGCCGCCTTCGCCGCCGCGCTGGAGGACTGGCAGGACATCACCGATCCGCTGCTCGATCCGCTGCGCCAGGTGCTGGCCACCGCCACGTCCTTTGATGAGGCGCTGGCGCTGCTGAATGCCCGCGGCCCCGATGGCGCGCGGCTCGCCGAAGCACTGGCCGCCGCCACCTCCCTCGCGCGGGGCATCGGCGACGGGAAGGACTGATCTGATGGCGCAGAGGCAGACCGGCTTCGGCCCGCCGCCCGAGGTGGTGCGCTACTTCGACGACAAGGGCCTGAAGCCCGGTTTCCACTGGCAGGACGTCTGGCAGGAGGAGCACGCCCACGCCTTCACCGTGGCGAAGGCGGTGGAGACCGAGGTGCTCACCACCTTCAAGGCCTCCATCGCGCGGGCGCAGAAGGAGGGCCTCGGCTTCGAGACCTGGCGCACGCGGGTGGTGGAGGATCTGAACCGCATCGGCTGGGGCGGGCCACGCCTGGTGGCGGACCCGGCCGGCGGCAAGCCGGATGCGGTGGTGGACTTCACCGCCCCGAACCGGCTGAAGACCATCTTCTGGGGCAACATGGCCTCGGCCCGCGCCGCCGGCCAGTGGGAGCGGGCGCAGCGCACCAAAGCCGCGCTGCCCCATCTGCTCTATGTGCGCACCACGGCGGCCGACCCGCGCAAGGAGCACCTCGGCTGGGTGGGCACCATCCTGCCCGTGGATGATCCCTTCTGGGCGAGCCACTTCCCGCCTAATGGCTGGCTGTGCAAATGCTCCGTCCGCCAGATCACCGCCCGCGAGCGGGATCGCCTACTGGCGCTGGAGCCCGCCGGTGGGAACGGCATCCGCTACTCGGCCGAGCGGCCGGTGATCGAGACGCGGGCCTTCACCAACAAGCGCTCGGGCGAGATCGTGGATGTGCCGGTGGGCATCGATCCCGGCTGGGGCGGCAATCCGGGCCTCGCGCGCGTGAAGGGCGTGCTGCGCGCCCTGGAGCAGTCCCTGGTGGAGGCGGAGCCGGCGGACGCCACCCGCACCCTGGAGCAGCTCTGGGACAGCCCGTGGACGCGGGTGGTGAGCAGACTGCCGGAGGTTGAGGCGCGGCAGGTGTGGCTGCCGGCGGGCGTCGCGCCGAAGCTCCAGGCTGAGCTGGGGGCGAAGTCGCCGCTGGTCTCCATCAATGGCGCGGACGTGGTAGCGCGGGCCAACCACGACGGCCGGTACAAGGATGGCCGCAGCTATGAGGACCTGCGCCGTCTGCCGGCGGCGATCGCGGAGGGGACGGTGGTGCCGGACGCCAATCCCCGGCGGCGCGGCATGATATGGAACCTGGGCAAGGCCTGGTGGCGGGCTATCGTCACCAAGTCGGACACTGGCCTGATGCGGGTGATCTCCATGCACCCGCAGACAGGGGAAACTGCCCGCCGTTCGATCGTGGACAGCCAGACCCGAGAGTGAAAGGCGCGGAGGGGATGGACCGCTCCTCGGCCTGACCGCGCTCCATCTGGGGGCCAGCGACATTAAGATGCCGAGGCCAACCGATTTCACCGCCACGCAAATTATTGAGTCCCAGGGTACCTCGGAACACCTCGACTTTCCGGTGTTCAGGTTCCGACACCGAAATTAGGTTGAGCTAGGATGCCTGCATGGCTTGAATGCAAAGGAACGGTCATGACGGAACAGGGAACGATCACCCCTTCACAAATCTGCGAGAGGCTCCTCCAGAAGGGGAAGGCTTACAACATCGAGCATAACATTCTGCCAAGTGTGAACGCTGTAGCCGATCGTTTGCTCGCGCGCGGCACCGAGCTAACGGACGCATATGTCGAATTGCACGAGAAACTTGGCTCTCATCCATCTGCACTCGAGGTGTTTCTCGACCAGCTACTATCGACAGCTGCATTCTGGAACCGCGAGCGGACGAGAGAGGCCCGATCCGATCGGGAGCGCCTTCAAATAATAAATGCGGAAATTGCCAAAATATCTGCGTCTCTCTACAGCCTGATTGAGGAGCGAAACGATCTGCACAACCGGTCATCTTTTCGATCGGACACATATTATCATCCACTGGATTTGATCGAGAAAGCGGCCGCCAAGAATTATCTTTACCATTGTCACATTAGAGATTCACTTGCCACGCTTCGGGGCCGGTATGACCTCAAATATTGGCCATCCATTGGCGACTGCTTGCTTGTGCTCTCCCGCGACGCCGCGACCTCCAAGGTCAGCGCAAGCGACCCTCTCACTGAGGCGGCGACGCAAGGAAAGAGAGGGTCGCTCGCCGACTTTTTCAAAACGCTTTTCGTCACGATAGAACAGAACAAGCGGCGCAATGCCGGCTTCTTACCGGACGATTTCCGTCTTACGGACGCGAGCCTTGCGTCTCTCGTAACCTGCGCGCTCGACCTGGACCCAGACGAAGTTGTCGATTCAGCCTATGTCAAACGTCTTCGCCAACGCGAGCGAGAGCGGGTAGGCACCCCCGCCTAAGCGACGTCCGAGAACACAGCCATCCGACAGATCGGAACGTGACTGGAGCGCCGGCACATAGTCAATGCCGGCGACCTCACGTCGATACTATTATTTTACCGCCACCAACTCGACGAGATTATTGTATCTTCTCTTGTTATCGATTCCACACGACGCTTTGGGGGGAGGCTGCGCGTGGCACAAAAGACGTTTACACTTTTTCTTGGAAAGTCGGACACCACCGACTTCGAGCGCGTATTCACCGAAGAGGCAAGGGCGAAGCTCGGACGTTCAACCACTACAATCATTAATTGTCAAGACTTTGGAGATGGAGCAAAGCTATTTATTTTCACGGGAGAAAAGCATGTGCCAGATTGGCTGAAGGAGGTTGGGCGGCATTTTTCTGTTCCAAATTTATATACGACGTCAGCCGCTGGCGTTCTTTTGTTTCGTTCGTCGGATCGAATATTTGCCTCGACTTTTGCGCACGGCTGGATGTATCTGGATGAGCGTTGCTTTGAAGGGGATTTTGGGTTACGGGCTGCGATCAACGCGCTCGACGACAAAAAACTGAGACGTTTAGAACGTGCCAACCTAGGCGACGCGCTTCGCGCCGTCGCGTTATCTCCCTTTCAGCGCGGGCTGACCACGTTTGGTACTGATGACGCGCTGGATCTCGTCCGCAGAATCAGCGGTCGAACCCGCAACGATGCTGTAATCGACAGCATCTCAGGGGCGCGCTCGCTTCGCCTAACTGGGGAATTTGGGCTGGGGGATCTGCCTGCGCTCGCCGCAGATGCGCTCGAATATTATGCCTCCAACGCTTACCAGCAAACAGACTTTGCAATATTGGATTTTGTTATGCCGGTATCGGACCGGCGTCTTGCGGAGACGCTCGACGAACTGGCGGCGGAAAGCATCCGTAGCGGAGAAGAACTATTCGAATTCGGCCTACCCATCGGATTCGAGGATCAGGCAGTATCGTATCGCTTCCGCGGACCAGGCTGTCGGGGCACTCACCCGGATCTCATGTTACGAGACTATGTTGCGGCGATGAGCGCCAGTCTGCCTGACCTAACCGCCGAGACCCTTCACAACCATAAGATAGTAGCGATATTCAACGACGATGGACGTCCCGACCGTAAATGGTCGGTGAAGTCCTCGCTGGTAGGATCTCTCGTGCACGAGAACGAGCGATACGCGATCAACGAGGGCGAATGGTATCGAATAGAGCAGCATTTTAAGGATGACATCGAGAGGTTCTTCGATGAGGCAATCGAAAGCTGGACTTGCCCGCCTGAGCCATTTCGAAAAATATACAGCAGTGACGGAAATGGTCATTATGAGGCCGAGTCCGCCTATAATCAGCGATTTGCCCTGACACATGGCTGCGTTCTACTTGATAGGGCACTCATAAAAATTCCAGGTGTGGATCGTTCCGATTTCGAAACATGTGACATTCTGGATGTTGAAAATAAGAGCTTCCTGCATGTCAAGAAAAGTTCGCGCCGCTCTAGCGTCCTGAGCCATTTTTTCAAGCAAGGGGCAAATTCAGCTCGCCACTTCAGCACTTTTGAGGCAGCGTGGACGCAACTACGTACCATGGTTGTGGAGCGAGCCGGCGAGCAGGAAGCGCTCCATCTTGATCGGGTGCGCTGCGATAGCCGGCCGTGGCGCGTCGAATTTATTATCGCTGATACACCGCGGCGCGACGGTCGCTTCAATATTCCGTTTTTTAGCAAGGTCTCCCTACGCGATGAAATGAGAACCATGCGTGCCATGAAGTACGAAACAGGCTTAAAGTTCATCGGCTTATGGCCAGATCAAACCAGATAGATGGCCCGCTCTCGGTTATTCAGGCGCGAGGTTAAGTTAATTTGCTCGCCCCTCGAACTCGGAGGGTCTCAGAAAGCCCCTCGCTCGCAATTTCGAGGGGTAAGACGGCCTTCTCCGCCACCATCTCCACGAGCCCGCCACCGCCTTTCAAACCGCCTTTAACGCGCCTCCTGTGCGGGCGATGTTGTCGTCCCCCGCGCCGCCGGGCTAACGTCCCTCCATTCCCCCTGATTTGCCCCTCGCCGGGCGACACCTGTCGCCCATGATGCGCGGCCCGCGACCCGGCATGGTCGGGGCATGTCGAACGCCGTCCTCACCCATGTCCTGACCATCCTCGCCGCCGGCCCCACCGAGGCCGCGCCGGAGCGGATCATGCTGTTCCCGAAGGGCGGCCGGATCGGCACGCGGGACGGGCGCAGCTTCCTCGTGGACTTCGCCCGGCTCGTCGCCCGCTTCCAGGCGGACGGCATCAAGGTCCCCCTCGACATCAACCACGCCACCGAGATCCTGGCGCCCAGGGGCGAGCGGGCCGACCCGGTGGGCTTCATCACCGCGCTGGAGCCGGAGGGCGAGGCGCTTTACGGCCGCGTCGACTGGATCGACCCTTCCGCCGCGCCCGCGCTCCTCAAGGCCTATCCCTATGTGTCCCCGGCCTTCCCGGCGCCCAAGGGCGAGGCGCTCTGGCTGAAGAGCGCCGCCCTCGTGGCATCGCCCGCCCTCGGCGCCCAGCCGGCGCTGGCCCAGGCCGACCCCTCCCACACCCCGGAGAGCCCCATGAAGACCGTGATCGCCGCGCTCGGCCTCGCCGATGGCGCGAGCGAGGCCGAGTGCCTTGCCGCCCTCACCACCCTGAAGACACAGGGCGACCCCGCCTTGTTCGTGCCGAAGGCCGTCCATGACGAGGCGGTTGCCCGCCTTTCGAGCGTCTCGGGCGAGCTGGAGACCCTGCGCGCCACCCAGCGCACGGAGAAGGTGGAGGCGCTGCTGGAAGGCGCGTTGAAGGCCCGCAAGATCCTGCCGGCCCAGCGCGACCATTACGCGGCGCTGTGCGCCACCGATGCCGGCCTTGCCGCCGTCGAGCAGCTGCTGGCCGGCGCGCCCGAGCTGCTGGCGGCCTCCGGCCTCGACGGCCGGGCCGCGCCCTCGGGCGACGACACCGCCCGCCTCAGCGCCGAGGACCGGGAGGTGATCCGCCAGCTCGGCATCACCGAGGCGGACTTCCGCGCCGCCAACGGCCTGCCGGCCGCCTGATCCATCTTCCCGGAGACCGCTGCCATGGTTGCCCTCACCACACCCCGCATCCCGCCGGAGAAGGCGGGCGCCACCTCCACCGCGCCGGTGGCGGCCGGCGTCCTCATCCATGGCGGCGCCATCACCGTCATGGAGGCCGGGCTCGCCGTGCCGGGCAAGACCGCCGCCGGCCTCATCGTGCTGGGCATCGCCGATGCCACGGCCGACAATTCCGGTGGCGCCAACGGGGCGCTCAGCGTCACCACCCGGCGCGGCACCTTCGCCTTCCAGACGCTCGCCACCGATGCGGTGCTGCCGGCGGACATCGGCAAGCCGTGCTTCCTGGTGGACGACCAGACGGTCGCCCGCACCAGCGCCGGCAACACGCGGTCCGAAGCCGGCACGGTGATCGACGTGGACGCCCAGGGCGTCTGGGTCCGCCTCGGCTTCTGATCCTCCTCTCTCCTCCATCCGCGAGACGTCTCATGCCCCGCGTCCTCACGCCCCCGCTGCTGGAAGCCATCAACAAGGGCTTCAAGACCAATTTCCAGAAGGGTTTTTCGGGCGTCACGGCGCTCTACTGGAACCTCTGCACCATCGTGCCCTCCACCTCCTCGGAGGAAACCTATGGCTGGCTCGGCGACATCCCCAAGATGCGGGAGTGGATCGGCGACCGGCACGTGCACGGCCTGCGCGCCCATGGCTATGCCATCCGGAACCGCAAGTTCGAGCTGACGGTCTCCGTGCAGCGGGACGACATCGAGGACGACCGGCTCGGCATCTATGCCCCGCGCTTCGAGCTGCTGGGCCAGGCCGCCGCCGAGCATCCCGACGACCTCGTCTTCGGCGAGCTGATCCCCCAGGCCTGGACGCGCGCCTGCTATGACGGCCAGCCCTTCTTCGACACCGACCATCCGGTGGGCCTGCCGGGTGCGCAGGCGACCGTCTCCAACATGCAGGCGGGGACGGGCGAGCCCTGGATGCTGCTGGACCTCAGCCGGCCGCTGAAGCCCTTCATCTTCCAGAAGCGCCGCGACTACAATTTCGTGGCCAAGGAGGACGCCAAGACCAGCGACCGCGTCTTCGAGCGCGACGAATATGTCTATGGCTCGGATGCCCGCGTGGGCGCCGGCTACGGCTTCTGGCAGATGGCCTTCGGCTCGCGGGCCGAGCTGACGGCGGCCAACCTGCGCGCCGCCTGGAACGCCATCACCGCCTTCAGGAGCGACAACGGCACGCCGCTCGGCGTCACGCCCACGCACCTGGTGGTGGGCAACACCAACTTCTTCACCGCCAAGGACATCCTGGAGCGCGACGTGATCGACGGCTCCACCAACACCAACCGCAACCTCGTGACGCTCCTGCGGGCGCCGAAGCTCGCGGCCTGAGGAGAGGCGTGATGGCGAAAGCTCCTGCCACTTCCACCGCTCCCGAGGCGACCGAGCCCTGCCTTCGGATCACGGCGCCCGGCGGCTCCCGCTGGCGGGCCGGCCTCCAGTTCGGGCGCGCGCCGGTCGACCTCGGCGAGGCGGACATCGAGGCCGCCGCCAGGGCGAAGGGCATCACGCCGGAGGACGTGATCGCGCTGTTGCGCGCCGATCCGCACCTCGCCGTCGTCCCGCACCGCCGTCCCATTCCCGAGGCCGAGGCTTCGCCCGAAGCCTGAGCGCCGGGCACACAGCCCCGCCTGCCATGGTCCCCCTGGTGCCTCGCGCACCCCCGGACAGGACGGTTCGCCGCCCTGCCCATCCCGTCCTGCGAGGAGATCCCCATGGCCGCCCCGTTTGCCACGCTCGCCCAGCTTGCCGCCCGCCATCCGGCGGAGCTGACGCTGCTTGCGGCGGACGAGACCACGGGCCTGCGGGATGATGCGCGGGTGGATGCCGCTTTGCGCGACGCCTCGGTGGAGGCGCGCAGCATCCTCCAGGCCCGCTATACGCCCGCCGACCTCGCGAGCGTCGATGAGGGCTCGGCGGAGATCCTCGCCGTCTACACCATGGACATCGCGCTCTATCGCGTGGCGCTCTCCTTCTCCCGCTCCAGCGACCGCCTGCGGGAGGGCTATGAGAATGCGGTGAAGCGCCTGGAGGCCATCGCCTCCGGCAAGGGCGCACTCACCATCGGCGGCGGCACCACGACCCCTGTGCCCGCTGATACGGACGAGGCCGGCGACATCGGCCCCAACGGTGTCGTCATCGACGTGCCCGAGCGCATCTTCTCCCGCGCCACCTTTGGAGCCCGGCGATGAGCGCCGGCATCTCCCTCTCGGTGGACGCCGCCGACTTCGGCCCCGCCGTGGCAAAACTCGCCGCGCTCGCGCGCTTCGATGCCTCGGACCTCATGTCCGCCATCGGCGCGCTGGGCGAGAGCCATACCCGCCGCCGCATCGAGAGCGAGAAGACGGCGCCCGATGGTTCGCCCTGGCCGCCCAATCATGCGGGCTCCTCCATCCTGCTGGAGAGTGGACAGCATCTCCTCGGCTCCATCGCCTGGATCGCCTCCGGGGATGAGGCGCAGTGGGGCTCTTCCTGGCAGTTCGCTCATGTCCACCAGGATGGCGCGGTCATCAAGGCCAAGGCGGCACCGAGCCTCGCCTTCATGCTGGGCGGTTCCTTCGTGCTGGCCAAGCAGGTGACCATTCCCGCGCGGCCCTTCATCGGCCTGTCCGACGACAACCGGCAGGAGATCGTCGATCTCGTGACCGACGTCTTCGGAGGGCTGATCCGATGATCGCGCCCGTCTCGCTCGCCAGCCTCATCGCCGCCGATCCGGTCCAGGCGCTCAAGGCGGCCATCGTTGCGCGCCTCGGCGCATTGATGCCGGGCGTGAAGATCGTCTCCCATCCGGGCCGGATCGACATTGCCGACGTGGTGGCCAAATCCGTTGTGGCGGCGCCCGGCGTTGCGGTCGGCTGGACGCGCATTCGCGCCCGCCGTCTCATCGATGGCGGCTATGGGCTGGCGGTGGAGTTCGCCGCCTACGTTGTGGTCGAGGATGCGGTGGTGGACGGCCGCCGCGTCGAGCGCGAGACGCTGGGCCTTGCCCTCGGCCACCGGCTGCTCGCCATCCTCGAAGACGCGGACGCCCAGACCTGGGGCCTCGGCAACGTCCTGCCGCCGGAGGCCGACCCCGCACCGGAGCTGAAGCCCATGTTCACCGTGCGCGATGCGGCGGCGGGCGCGGCCTATTATGCCGTCACCTGGACGCAGCTGGTGGCCGATCTCGGCCGCAGCCTGTTCGCCTCGGATCGTCCCGCGGTCACCGAGCTGGACGGCACCGGCATCGCGCCCTTCGCGGATGTGACCTTCCCCGACCAGATCCCGCCGGAGGTCCTGGCGCTGTTACGGCAGGAGCGCGCGTGATGGCGCTCGTCGAGCAGGAGATCAGGCGCCTGCACCGGAAGGTCAACCAGACCGAGCGGCGCCTCGCCAGCAGCAAGCTCAAAGGCGTGGTGGCCGAGGTGGATGCCGCCAAACGCCGCTGCCGGGTGCAGATCGGTGCTACGGCGGACGGCAAGCCCGTGCTCTCGCCCTGGATCCCCTGGCGGGAGCCGGCGAACGGACTCCTCTCCACCCATACGCCCATCCTGAAGGGCGATCTCGTCACGGTGGAGAGCCCGTCCGGCACGCTTGGCACCGCCTCCATCGCCGTGCGCGATGCCTATTCCGGCGCGCGGGCGGCCCCGTCCACGGCCGAGGATGCGGTGGTGGAGAAGCTGGGCGGCCTCGTCGTCACCCGGCGCGACGGCGCGCTGGAGATCCAGGCCGGCGGCGTCACCGTGCGCATCGATGGCGCCGGCCTCACCGTCACCGGCGGCGACGTCTCCCACAACGGCAAGTCCATCGGCGCCGAGCACAAGCACGGCAAGGTGATGGGCGGCGACAGCACCTCCGGTCCCCCGGTCTGAGGCTCATCATGACATCCGATCTCCTGAAACTCCCCTTCGTCGTCACCGAGGCCGCCGGTCCCAAGGTGGCCGGCCGTTCCGCCCGCGTGGGCGAGACGCTGCACCTGACGGAGTTCGAGGCCCGCACCGAGCTGCTGGCCGGCGTGATCCGCCCGGCGCCGGCCGATCCCGAGGCGCCGCAGACTTCCGGCAATTCGGACACCGGAACTACGACCGGAGAGGCGGAGCCCAGGCCCGCCCGCCGTCGCTGAACCGGCTTTGAAGGGAGCTTGAAGCATGGCGCAGGCGGTGCGCTATCGCACGGGCCTCGACCGGCGCACCGGGCAGGTGCTGACCGGCTGGGCGCACGTTCAGCAGTCGCTCGCGGTCATCTGGACCACGCGCTTCCGCGAGCGCGTCATGCGCCTTCAGATCGGCTCCGAGCTACGCTCGTGGCTGGCCGAGGATCTCTCGCCCGCAACCGCGCTCGGCATCTATGCCGACCTCGTGGTGGCCGCCCACACCTTCGAGCCGGAGTATCGCCTCACCGAGCTGCAGTTCGTGAACGCCACGCGGGCCGGCGGCCTCGCGCTGCGCCATTCCGGCACCTATTACCCGGAAGGGCGTTTCGGCGATTACGGCAAGGCCATCCCCATCGGCTATGGCGCGCCCGTCGTGCTCGCCCAGCAGGTCGCACGGAGGATGGCGTGACGCAGGTCATCGACCTCTCCCGCCTGCCGGCGCCCGACGCCATCGAGGCGCTCGATTACGAGACGCTGCAGGCAGCCTTCCTCAGCCGCTTCACCGCTGCCTG
The Azorhizobium caulinodans ORS 571 genome window above contains:
- a CDS encoding GPW/gp25 family protein gives rise to the protein MAQAVRYRTGLDRRTGQVLTGWAHVQQSLAVIWTTRFRERVMRLQIGSELRSWLAEDLSPATALGIYADLVVAAHTFEPEYRLTELQFVNATRAGGLALRHSGTYYPEGRFGDYGKAIPIGYGAPVVLAQQVARRMA
- a CDS encoding phage virion morphogenesis protein, with amino-acid sequence MSAGISLSVDAADFGPAVAKLAALARFDASDLMSAIGALGESHTRRRIESEKTAPDGSPWPPNHAGSSILLESGQHLLGSIAWIASGDEAQWGSSWQFAHVHQDGAVIKAKAAPSLAFMLGGSFVLAKQVTIPARPFIGLSDDNRQEIVDLVTDVFGGLIR
- a CDS encoding phage baseplate assembly protein V is translated as MALVEQEIRRLHRKVNQTERRLASSKLKGVVAEVDAAKRRCRVQIGATADGKPVLSPWIPWREPANGLLSTHTPILKGDLVTVESPSGTLGTASIAVRDAYSGARAAPSTAEDAVVEKLGGLVVTRRDGALEIQAGGVTVRIDGAGLTVTGGDVSHNGKSIGAEHKHGKVMGGDSTSGPPV
- a CDS encoding phage head morphogenesis protein, with translation MAQRQTGFGPPPEVVRYFDDKGLKPGFHWQDVWQEEHAHAFTVAKAVETEVLTTFKASIARAQKEGLGFETWRTRVVEDLNRIGWGGPRLVADPAGGKPDAVVDFTAPNRLKTIFWGNMASARAAGQWERAQRTKAALPHLLYVRTTAADPRKEHLGWVGTILPVDDPFWASHFPPNGWLCKCSVRQITARERDRLLALEPAGGNGIRYSAERPVIETRAFTNKRSGEIVDVPVGIDPGWGGNPGLARVKGVLRALEQSLVEAEPADATRTLEQLWDSPWTRVVSRLPEVEARQVWLPAGVAPKLQAELGAKSPLVSINGADVVARANHDGRYKDGRSYEDLRRLPAAIAEGTVVPDANPRRRGMIWNLGKAWWRAIVTKSDTGLMRVISMHPQTGETARRSIVDSQTRE
- a CDS encoding DUF935 domain-containing protein codes for the protein MVTPQILGPDGRPVSSRALDKEIATPTVSGVRRVAEERVSSGLTPARLASILRDAQMGQARAYLTLAEEMEERYLHYASVLMTRKLRIAGIPPTMEVPKGVPAKIADAVGELIEDTAFQEAAAALLDGIGKGYSVVETGWEYRDRLLRPVTFTWRDPRFFQFDALTLTQLRLAVDGVVEGEELPKARFMVHMPAPRMGLPIRRGLARPASWAYMVQSFTLQDWSAFAEVYGIPFRVGKYGPGASEVDKRKLLRAVTSIANDAAAIIPESMLIEFHEVNGARGEQVFGSLIDYTDDKVSLVTLGQTMTSKDGSSYGQAKIHDKVRIDIAQADGRQLGQTVNRDLIQWFVAMNFGPQALYPKVEWPVTEPEDIAALADAVSRLVPVGLKVSQREIRDRMGLSEPQADEELLQAATPAQGPAEPPPEPRANRLSAHPVTCGCSSCAPALLSAPAAEPDGVAETDAAFAAALEDWQDITDPLLDPLRQVLATATSFDEALALLNARGPDGARLAEALAAATSLARGIGDGKD
- a CDS encoding gp436 family protein, yielding MAAPFATLAQLAARHPAELTLLAADETTGLRDDARVDAALRDASVEARSILQARYTPADLASVDEGSAEILAVYTMDIALYRVALSFSRSSDRLREGYENAVKRLEAIASGKGALTIGGGTTTPVPADTDEAGDIGPNGVVIDVPERIFSRATFGARR
- a CDS encoding Mu-like prophage major head subunit gpT family protein, producing the protein MPRVLTPPLLEAINKGFKTNFQKGFSGVTALYWNLCTIVPSTSSEETYGWLGDIPKMREWIGDRHVHGLRAHGYAIRNRKFELTVSVQRDDIEDDRLGIYAPRFELLGQAAAEHPDDLVFGELIPQAWTRACYDGQPFFDTDHPVGLPGAQATVSNMQAGTGEPWMLLDLSRPLKPFIFQKRRDYNFVAKEDAKTSDRVFERDEYVYGSDARVGAGYGFWQMAFGSRAELTAANLRAAWNAITAFRSDNGTPLGVTPTHLVVGNTNFFTAKDILERDVIDGSTNTNRNLVTLLRAPKLAA
- a CDS encoding TIGR04141 family sporadically distributed protein; the encoded protein is MAQKTFTLFLGKSDTTDFERVFTEEARAKLGRSTTTIINCQDFGDGAKLFIFTGEKHVPDWLKEVGRHFSVPNLYTTSAAGVLLFRSSDRIFASTFAHGWMYLDERCFEGDFGLRAAINALDDKKLRRLERANLGDALRAVALSPFQRGLTTFGTDDALDLVRRISGRTRNDAVIDSISGARSLRLTGEFGLGDLPALAADALEYYASNAYQQTDFAILDFVMPVSDRRLAETLDELAAESIRSGEELFEFGLPIGFEDQAVSYRFRGPGCRGTHPDLMLRDYVAAMSASLPDLTAETLHNHKIVAIFNDDGRPDRKWSVKSSLVGSLVHENERYAINEGEWYRIEQHFKDDIERFFDEAIESWTCPPEPFRKIYSSDGNGHYEAESAYNQRFALTHGCVLLDRALIKIPGVDRSDFETCDILDVENKSFLHVKKSSRRSSVLSHFFKQGANSARHFSTFEAAWTQLRTMVVERAGEQEALHLDRVRCDSRPWRVEFIIADTPRRDGRFNIPFFSKVSLRDEMRTMRAMKYETGLKFIGLWPDQTR
- a CDS encoding phage protease is translated as MSNAVLTHVLTILAAGPTEAAPERIMLFPKGGRIGTRDGRSFLVDFARLVARFQADGIKVPLDINHATEILAPRGERADPVGFITALEPEGEALYGRVDWIDPSAAPALLKAYPYVSPAFPAPKGEALWLKSAALVASPALGAQPALAQADPSHTPESPMKTVIAALGLADGASEAECLAALTTLKTQGDPALFVPKAVHDEAVARLSSVSGELETLRATQRTEKVEALLEGALKARKILPAQRDHYAALCATDAGLAAVEQLLAGAPELLAASGLDGRAAPSGDDTARLSAEDREVIRQLGITEADFRAANGLPAA